In a genomic window of Weissella tructae:
- the ccpA gene encoding catabolite control protein A — protein MEKQTVTIYDVAREANVSMATVSRVVNGNANVKAGTKEKVQAVIKELGYRPNAIARGLASKRTTTIGLILPDLTDQYYVELARGIDDVAKMYKYQIILTSAGESNEKNLEVIDNLLGKQVDGIIYMGNHIDEDVDERLDSIDVPVVFAGSVDSENQHPSVNINYIEAFEQATGMLLANDHEKVAFISGDLEHAINKDHKLKGYQVALEKKGMAVDPDLIFQGSYVYESGYAMAKDIIATGATAAIAVNDSMAAGVLNGLTDAGVKIPADFEIITSNNTALTSMTRPQLSSITQPIYDLGAVAMRVLTKLLDHDELAEKQIELPHGYVERATTN, from the coding sequence ATGGAAAAACAAACCGTAACAATTTATGATGTCGCGCGTGAAGCCAATGTATCAATGGCAACAGTATCACGTGTTGTGAATGGAAATGCAAATGTTAAGGCTGGAACTAAAGAAAAGGTTCAAGCTGTTATTAAAGAATTAGGCTACCGTCCAAATGCGATTGCACGTGGATTGGCCTCAAAGCGAACAACAACAATTGGATTAATTCTACCTGATTTAACTGATCAATATTACGTTGAATTAGCCCGTGGGATTGATGACGTCGCTAAGATGTACAAATACCAAATTATCCTAACAAGTGCTGGGGAATCAAACGAAAAGAACTTAGAAGTTATTGATAACCTACTTGGAAAGCAAGTTGATGGGATTATCTACATGGGAAACCATATTGATGAAGACGTGGATGAACGCCTAGACTCAATTGATGTGCCTGTTGTATTTGCTGGATCAGTGGATTCAGAAAACCAACACCCATCAGTAAACATCAACTACATCGAAGCGTTTGAACAAGCGACTGGTATGTTGTTGGCGAATGATCATGAAAAGGTGGCCTTTATTTCTGGTGATCTAGAACATGCTATTAACAAGGACCATAAGTTGAAGGGATATCAAGTTGCATTGGAAAAGAAGGGTATGGCTGTTGACCCAGACCTAATTTTCCAAGGTAGCTATGTATATGAATCTGGATACGCAATGGCTAAGGACATTATTGCAACAGGCGCAACTGCGGCGATTGCTGTTAATGATTCTATGGCTGCGGGTGTACTAAATGGATTGACTGATGCTGGCGTGAAAATCCCAGCAGATTTTGAAATCATTACGAGTAACAACACTGCGTTGACAAGTATGACGCGTCCGCAATTGAGCTCAATTACACAACCAATCTATGATCTTGGAGCGGTTGCAATGCGTGTTTTGACAAAGTTGTTGGATCATGATGAATTAGCTGAAAAGCAAATTGAATTACCACATGGTTATGTGGAACGTGCTACAACAAATTAA
- a CDS encoding DUF948 domain-containing protein, which translates to MTLGGIAWLIVAIAILLFLGSISFMIFRITQPLKNVLKDVDIIAREADDLLVNTNVLLEDVNGKVEVLDPAFQAVADLGESVSDLNDAARNLTTKIGTSNMSKMGLLFATFNGMRKGS; encoded by the coding sequence ATGACACTGGGAGGAATTGCGTGGCTGATTGTCGCGATTGCGATTTTGTTGTTTTTGGGGTCAATTAGTTTCATGATTTTCCGCATTACGCAACCGTTGAAGAATGTGTTGAAGGACGTTGATATCATTGCTCGTGAAGCAGATGACTTGTTGGTAAATACTAACGTGTTGTTGGAAGATGTTAACGGTAAGGTCGAAGTTCTTGACCCAGCCTTCCAAGCGGTAGCGGATTTGGGAGAATCAGTTTCTGATTTGAACGACGCAGCTCGTAACTTGACGACTAAGATCGGTACAAGCAACATGTCAAAGATGGGACTATTATTTGCGACATTTAACGGAATGCGTAAGGGATCATAA
- the pepF gene encoding oligoendopeptidase F gives MSQELLQRDELPTAMTWDLATIFPNDDAWEDLFEDVAERLESAEYFAGTVTNSGPQLLGALQYGLNLMRDLEKVYVYASMKSDQDTANGYYQAMNNRAEALGAQVGAAIAFFDPAILALTEAELAALFEETPELAQFEHYFESLLTQRGHVLPAEQETLLAAAGDIFGASQRTFSVLDNADIQFGRVENADGEWEQLSNGVYSKLLESTDGRVRQDAFQTFYESYIALENTLASTLASHVKGHNYMARVHNYETARQSSLASNHVPEAVYETLVTETNKALPLLHRYVALRKRLLGVSELHSYDLYTPILGEPDYAIDYTSAQATALEALRPLGDDYLDVVNKAFDERWIDVPENKGKRSGAYSGGSYDTNPFILLNWVDNLNNLYTLVHEMGHSVHSYLTRQNQPYHYGDYPIFLAEIASTTNENLLTDYLLETIDDKALRAFVLNQYLDGVKGTMFRQTQFAEFEQWMHHQDAQGIPLTADVLNEAYAELNQRYYGPSLEVDPEIANEWSRIPHFYYNFYVFQYSTGFAAATAMAHEMKTKGATAVDAYKNYLKAGSSAFPIDVMKTAGVDMLQPTYLQETFAIFEERLNEFEALVNELDM, from the coding sequence ATGAGTCAAGAACTTTTACAACGAGATGAATTGCCAACGGCAATGACTTGGGATCTCGCAACTATTTTTCCAAATGATGATGCTTGGGAAGATTTATTTGAAGATGTTGCTGAACGTCTAGAGTCAGCTGAATACTTTGCCGGAACTGTTACAAATTCAGGACCACAATTGTTAGGTGCCTTACAATATGGTTTGAACTTGATGCGTGACTTAGAAAAAGTTTACGTATATGCATCAATGAAAAGTGACCAAGATACAGCGAATGGTTATTACCAAGCGATGAATAATCGTGCGGAAGCGTTGGGTGCCCAAGTTGGTGCAGCGATTGCTTTCTTTGATCCAGCTATCTTGGCCTTAACAGAAGCAGAATTAGCGGCTTTGTTTGAAGAGACACCAGAATTAGCACAATTCGAACATTACTTTGAAAGCCTATTAACACAACGTGGCCACGTGTTACCAGCGGAACAAGAAACATTATTGGCTGCGGCTGGAGATATCTTTGGTGCCTCACAACGTACCTTTAGTGTCTTAGACAACGCTGACATTCAATTTGGGCGTGTTGAAAACGCTGATGGTGAATGGGAACAATTGTCAAATGGTGTGTATTCAAAGTTACTAGAATCAACAGATGGGCGTGTTCGTCAAGATGCCTTCCAAACATTCTATGAATCATATATCGCTTTAGAAAACACATTGGCCTCAACATTAGCTAGTCATGTTAAGGGACACAATTATATGGCTCGTGTTCATAATTATGAAACAGCCCGTCAATCTTCATTGGCAAGTAACCATGTACCAGAAGCAGTGTATGAAACATTGGTGACAGAAACAAACAAGGCACTACCATTGCTACACCGTTACGTGGCTTTGCGTAAGCGTTTATTAGGTGTTTCAGAACTACATTCATATGATTTGTACACACCAATCTTGGGTGAACCAGATTACGCCATCGATTATACATCTGCACAAGCGACAGCGTTAGAAGCGTTGCGTCCATTAGGGGATGACTATTTAGATGTTGTAAACAAGGCATTTGATGAACGTTGGATTGACGTACCTGAAAACAAGGGAAAGCGCTCAGGGGCTTATTCTGGTGGTTCTTATGATACGAATCCGTTTATTTTGTTGAATTGGGTTGATAACTTGAACAACTTGTACACATTGGTGCATGAGATGGGGCACAGTGTTCACAGTTACTTAACACGTCAAAATCAACCATATCACTACGGTGATTACCCAATCTTCTTGGCGGAAATTGCCTCAACAACGAATGAAAATCTGTTAACAGATTATTTGTTGGAAACAATTGATGATAAGGCGTTACGTGCGTTTGTATTGAATCAATATTTAGATGGTGTAAAGGGAACGATGTTCCGTCAAACACAATTTGCGGAATTTGAACAATGGATGCATCATCAAGATGCGCAAGGTATTCCGTTGACGGCTGATGTTTTGAACGAAGCGTATGCTGAATTAAACCAACGTTACTACGGTCCAAGTCTTGAAGTTGATCCAGAAATTGCGAATGAATGGTCACGTATTCCACACTTCTACTACAATTTCTATGTCTTCCAATACAGTACTGGATTCGCTGCTGCAACAGCGATGGCACATGAAATGAAGACAAAGGGTGCGACAGCCGTGGATGCATACAAGAACTATTTGAAGGCTGGTTCATCAGCGTTCCCAATTGATGTGATGAAGACAGCAGGGGTTGATATGTTACAACCAACATACTTGCAAGAAACATTTGCGATTTTTGAAGAACGACTAAATGAATTTGAAGCATTAGTTAATGAATTAGATATGTAA
- a CDS encoding M24 family metallopeptidase — protein MTTHLTQVQNWLNTEGIDVAYFSDFHSISYLTGFESDPIERILALFVFPQNDPFIFAPALEVQAVRATGWQYPVYGYQDSENPFALIAEHIRETTAHTTRWAVEQQQLTLNKANALQTAFPDLKFTADLSPIIERMRLIKTPDEIAKMHAAGRDADLAFQYGFDALRTGITELSVQAELEYKLKMNGVTGMSFDTMVQFGPHAADPHGATNDTKLKGGQMALFDLGTIYDGYVSDATRTVAFNSVSFRQRDIYQLVLKAQREAQAAVKPGITTGSLDKIARDIITEGGFGDFFIHRLGHGLGSSVHESLQIAAGNDVILEPGMTFSIEPGIYIPGDLGIRIEDSVVVTESGSESFTHTSKELLIID, from the coding sequence ATGACGACACATCTAACGCAAGTCCAAAACTGGCTTAACACTGAAGGCATTGATGTTGCCTACTTTTCTGATTTCCATTCAATCTCATATTTAACAGGATTTGAATCAGATCCAATCGAACGAATTCTAGCATTATTTGTTTTTCCGCAAAATGATCCGTTCATTTTTGCACCCGCATTAGAAGTTCAAGCAGTAAGAGCAACGGGTTGGCAATATCCAGTCTATGGTTACCAAGATTCTGAAAATCCATTTGCTCTAATCGCCGAACACATTCGTGAGACAACAGCACACACAACACGCTGGGCCGTTGAACAACAACAATTAACCCTTAATAAAGCGAATGCCTTACAAACGGCATTCCCTGATTTAAAGTTTACGGCTGATTTGTCACCAATTATTGAACGTATGCGTCTTATTAAGACCCCCGATGAAATCGCTAAAATGCACGCAGCTGGTCGTGATGCTGACCTAGCTTTCCAATATGGTTTTGATGCATTACGTACCGGTATCACTGAATTAAGCGTCCAAGCCGAATTAGAATATAAATTAAAGATGAACGGTGTTACAGGCATGTCTTTTGACACCATGGTACAATTTGGTCCGCATGCGGCAGATCCACACGGCGCAACGAACGATACTAAGCTTAAAGGTGGACAAATGGCCCTATTCGACTTGGGAACAATCTATGATGGTTATGTATCAGATGCGACCCGAACAGTGGCCTTTAATTCCGTTTCATTCCGTCAACGTGATATCTACCAACTAGTTCTAAAGGCACAACGTGAAGCGCAAGCAGCGGTTAAGCCTGGTATTACAACAGGTAGCTTAGATAAGATTGCTCGTGACATTATTACTGAGGGTGGATTCGGTGATTTCTTTATCCATCGCCTAGGCCATGGTTTGGGTTCATCTGTTCATGAATCACTACAAATTGCGGCTGGCAATGATGTTATTCTGGAACCCGGTATGACTTTTTCTATCGAACCCGGAATTTACATCCCCGGTGATTTAGGTATTCGTATTGAAGATTCCGTTGTTGTGACTGAATCAGGATCTGAATCATTTACACATACATCAAAAGAACTACTTATTATTGACTAA
- a CDS encoding lectin-like domain-containing protein — MGFKMYKAGKFWVFSAAVLTVVGAAGVMDANSQIYANSEATQGGQLAATSKELIVNKDNFEEHFNINGAATYDKDTGIATLTPFQQRVSGNISMKHKFDATQDFSISGEINLGANKNGSGISGSGTNRGGDGIGILFHPGDPKVVGGKGGAIGIGGVPNGFGFKFDTYWNRNDSNAADAWAVKDPKTNAAGESLELKSFGAFVKNRADNAAETVVEAGTADPKLIGEPDGNTFKPMELKYTAATKTLTVTYEGKTWSRSIADWITQDELSFAISASTGPALNLQQFRMNELRMTQNVPETPTRPVDEKGNPIEVPADKTMPIVDGFPGDEVEIDIKDIPDIPGYDKPVADENGKVKVKVPEAGKMIDLPYTEKSTPTRPVDEKGNPIEVPAGETMPEVKGEPGDEVELNVDDLPNIPGYEKPKGDENGKVKVKIVDDGKGGKVYDVTYTEKSTPTRPVDEKGNPIDVPKDTKMPDVKGEPGDEVELDVNELPDIPGYAKPEADENGKVKVKIKDDGKGGKVYDVTYAEKTTPTRPVDEKGNPIDVPKDTKMPEVKGEPGDEVELDVNDLPDIPGYAKPEADENGKVKVKIKDDGKGGKVYDVPYTQATPTRPVDEKGNPIDVPKDAKMPEVKGEPGDEVELDVNDLPDIPGYEKPKGDENGKVKVKIVDDGKGGKVYDVTYTDKKTPSRPIDEKTGEEIKLPEGKTMPELDGKPGEEVEIDVNDLPDIPGYDKPKGDKNGKIKVQIPEDGKPADVPYTPAEDKKTPSRPVDEKTGEEIKLPEGKTMPELDGKPGEEVEIDVNDLPDIPGYDKPKGDENGKIKVQIPEDGKPADVPYTPAEDKKTPSRPIDEKTGEEIKLPEGKTMPELDGKPGEEVEIDVNDLPDIPGYDKPKGDENGKIKVKVPEDGKPADVPYTPAEDKKTPSRPVDEKTGEEIKLPEGKTMPELDGKPGEEVEIDVNDLPDIPGYDKPKGDKNGKIKVQIPEDGKSVDVPYTPAEDKKTPSRPVDEKTGEEIKLPEGKTMPELDGKPGEEVEIDVNDLPDIPGYDKPKGDKNGKIKVQIPEDGKPADVPYTPAEDKKTPSRPVDEKTGEEIKLPEGKTMPELDGKPGEEVEIDVNDLPDIPGYDKPKGDKNGKIKVQIPEDGKSVDVPYTPKKNTTPSRPVDKNTGKEIKTDKSFPILEGKPGEEVEIDVNDLPEIPGYDKPKGDKNGKIKVQIPEDGKSVDVPYTPKKNTAPSRPVDKNTGKEIKTDKSFPILEGKPGDVVEIDVNDLPEIPGYDKPKGDKNGKIKVQIPEDGKSVDVPYTPKKNTTPSRPVDKNTGKEIKTDKSFPILEGKPGDVVEIDVNDLPDIPGYDKPKGDKNGKIKVTIPENGMIDFGYTPIEAGKPGQSQQNNNGSKNTPDNNAPQKGKSKGDAAYPNTGSETNALVSALGAAMLALTGLFAGLTKLRKK; from the coding sequence ATGGGATTTAAAATGTATAAGGCTGGTAAATTTTGGGTATTTAGTGCAGCTGTTTTGACTGTCGTGGGTGCGGCAGGTGTAATGGATGCGAATAGTCAAATTTACGCGAATTCAGAAGCGACGCAAGGTGGGCAACTTGCAGCGACTTCAAAAGAATTAATTGTTAATAAAGATAATTTTGAAGAACATTTCAATATTAACGGGGCAGCAACGTATGATAAAGATACGGGAATTGCAACCCTAACGCCATTCCAACAACGTGTTTCTGGGAATATTTCTATGAAACATAAGTTTGATGCAACGCAAGATTTCTCTATTTCTGGAGAAATTAATCTAGGAGCGAATAAGAACGGGTCTGGAATCAGTGGGTCTGGAACAAATCGTGGTGGTGATGGAATCGGAATTTTGTTCCACCCAGGGGATCCTAAAGTTGTTGGTGGAAAAGGTGGAGCTATCGGAATCGGTGGTGTACCAAATGGATTTGGATTTAAGTTTGACACATATTGGAATCGAAATGATTCAAACGCAGCTGATGCTTGGGCAGTAAAAGACCCTAAGACAAATGCTGCTGGGGAGAGCTTAGAACTAAAGTCTTTTGGTGCATTCGTTAAGAACCGAGCAGATAATGCTGCGGAAACAGTTGTAGAAGCAGGAACGGCTGACCCTAAGTTAATTGGAGAACCGGATGGAAACACATTCAAGCCGATGGAACTTAAGTATACTGCTGCAACAAAGACTTTGACTGTGACTTATGAAGGAAAGACATGGTCACGATCAATCGCAGACTGGATTACGCAAGATGAATTGTCATTTGCTATTTCTGCATCAACAGGGCCAGCGTTGAACCTACAACAATTCCGTATGAACGAATTGCGTATGACACAAAATGTGCCAGAAACACCAACGCGTCCGGTAGATGAAAAGGGAAATCCAATTGAAGTTCCAGCAGATAAGACAATGCCAATTGTTGATGGATTCCCAGGTGATGAAGTTGAAATTGATATTAAGGATATTCCTGATATCCCAGGATACGATAAGCCGGTAGCTGATGAAAATGGTAAGGTGAAAGTTAAAGTTCCCGAAGCAGGAAAGATGATTGACTTACCATATACTGAAAAGTCAACACCAACACGTCCAGTGGATGAAAAGGGAAACCCAATTGAAGTTCCGGCAGGAGAAACAATGCCAGAAGTAAAGGGTGAACCAGGAGACGAAGTTGAATTGAATGTTGATGACTTGCCAAACATTCCAGGTTACGAAAAGCCAAAGGGTGACGAAAATGGTAAGGTAAAGGTCAAGATTGTTGATGATGGTAAGGGTGGAAAAGTCTACGATGTAACTTACACTGAAAAGTCAACACCAACACGTCCTGTAGATGAAAAAGGAAACCCAATCGACGTACCTAAGGATACGAAGATGCCAGATGTGAAGGGTGAACCAGGAGACGAAGTTGAACTTGATGTAAATGAGTTGCCAGACATCCCAGGATACGCTAAGCCAGAAGCCGATGAAAACGGTAAGGTAAAGGTCAAAATCAAGGATGATGGTAAGGGTGGAAAGGTATATGACGTAACTTACGCTGAAAAGACAACACCAACACGTCCAGTAGATGAAAAGGGAAACCCAATCGACGTACCTAAGGATACGAAGATGCCAGAAGTAAAGGGTGAACCAGGAGACGAAGTTGAACTTGATGTGAATGACTTGCCAGACATCCCAGGATACGCTAAGCCAGAAGCCGATGAAAACGGTAAGGTAAAGGTCAAAATCAAGGATGATGGTAAGGGTGGAAAGGTATATGACGTACCTTATACACAAGCTACACCAACACGTCCAGTAGACGAAAAGGGAAACCCAATCGACGTACCTAAGGATGCGAAGATGCCAGAAGTAAAGGGTGAACCAGGAGACGAAGTTGAGCTTGATGTAAATGACTTGCCGGATATCCCAGGCTACGAAAAGCCAAAGGGTGACGAAAATGGTAAGGTAAAGGTCAAGATTGTTGATGATGGTAAGGGTGGAAAGGTCTACGATGTAACTTACACTGACAAGAAGACACCATCACGTCCAATCGACGAAAAGACTGGGGAAGAAATCAAGTTGCCAGAAGGTAAGACAATGCCTGAACTTGACGGAAAGCCAGGAGAAGAAGTTGAAATTGATGTGAACGACTTGCCAGACATCCCAGGATACGACAAGCCAAAGGGAGACAAGAACGGTAAGATCAAGGTGCAAATTCCAGAAGATGGAAAGCCAGCTGATGTGCCATACACACCAGCCGAAGATAAGAAGACACCATCACGTCCAGTAGATGAAAAGACTGGGGAAGAAATCAAGTTGCCAGAAGGTAAGACAATGCCTGAACTTGACGGAAAGCCAGGAGAAGAAGTTGAAATTGATGTGAACGACTTGCCAGACATCCCAGGTTACGATAAGCCAAAGGGTGACGAAAACGGTAAAATCAAGGTGCAAATTCCAGAAGATGGAAAGCCAGCTGACGTGCCATACACACCAGCCGAAGATAAGAAGACACCATCACGTCCAATCGACGAAAAGACTGGGGAAGAAATCAAGTTGCCAGAAGGTAAGACAATGCCTGAACTTGACGGAAAGCCAGGAGAAGAAGTTGAAATCGATGTGAACGACTTGCCAGATATCCCAGGATACGACAAGCCAAAGGGAGACGAAAACGGTAAGATCAAGGTGAAGGTACCAGAAGATGGAAAGCCAGCTGACGTGCCATACACACCAGCCGAAGACAAGAAGACACCATCACGTCCAGTAGATGAAAAGACTGGGGAAGAAATCAAGTTGCCAGAAGGTAAGACAATGCCTGAACTTGACGGAAAGCCAGGAGAAGAAGTTGAAATCGATGTGAACGACTTGCCAGATATCCCAGGATACGACAAGCCAAAGGGAGACAAGAACGGTAAGATCAAGGTTCAAATTCCAGAAGATGGAAAGTCAGTTGATGTCCCATACACACCAGCCGAAGATAAGAAGACACCATCACGTCCAGTAGATGAAAAGACTGGGGAAGAAATCAAGTTACCAGAAGGTAAGACAATGCCTGAACTTGACGGAAAGCCAGGAGAAGAAGTTGAAATCGACGTGAACGACTTGCCAGATATCCCAGGTTACGATAAGCCAAAGGGAGACAAGAACGGTAAGATCAAGGTGCAAATTCCAGAAGATGGAAAGCCAGCTGACGTGCCATACACACCAGCCGAAGACAAGAAGACACCATCACGTCCAGTAGATGAAAAGACTGGGGAAGAAATCAAGTTACCAGAAGGTAAGACAATGCCTGAACTTGACGGAAAGCCAGGAGAAGAAGTTGAAATCGACGTGAACGACTTACCAGATATCCCAGGATACGACAAGCCAAAGGGAGACAAGAACGGTAAGATCAAGGTGCAAATTCCGGAAGATGGAAAGTCAGTTGATGTGCCATACACACCAAAGAAGAACACGACACCATCACGTCCAGTAGACAAGAACACTGGTAAGGAAATCAAGACAGACAAGAGTTTCCCAATCCTAGAAGGAAAGCCAGGAGAAGAAGTTGAAATCGACGTGAACGACTTACCAGAAATCCCAGGTTACGATAAGCCAAAGGGAGACAAGAACGGTAAGATCAAGGTTCAAATTCCAGAAGATGGAAAGTCAGTTGATGTGCCATACACACCAAAGAAGAACACGGCACCATCACGTCCAGTAGACAAGAACACTGGTAAGGAAATCAAGACAGACAAGAGTTTCCCAATCCTAGAAGGAAAGCCAGGAGATGTTGTTGAAATCGACGTGAACGACTTACCAGAAATCCCAGGTTACGATAAGCCAAAGGGAGACAAGAACGGTAAGATCAAGGTTCAAATTCCAGAAGATGGAAAGTCAGTTGATGTCCCATACACACCAAAGAAGAACACGACACCATCACGTCCAGTAGACAAGAACACTGGTAAGGAAATCAAGACAGACAAGAGTTTCCCAATTCTAGAAGGAAAGCCAGGAGATGTTGTTGAAATTGATGTGAACGACTTGCCAGATATCCCAGGTTACGATAAGCCAAAGGGAGACAAGAATGGTAAGATCAAGGTTACTATTCCTGAAAACGGAATGATTGACTTTGGTTACACACCAATTGAAGCTGGAAAGCCTGGTCAATCACAACAAAACAACAATGGTTCAAAGAACACACCTGACAACAACGCTCCTCAAAAGGGAAAGTCAAAGGGTGATGCAGCATATCCAAACACAGGATCAGAAACAAATGCACTTGTTTCAGCTCTTGGTGCAGCTATGTTGGCTTTGACAGGATTATTTGCAGGGTTGACTAAGTTGCGTAAGAAGTAA
- a CDS encoding helix-turn-helix domain-containing protein: MNLLRWMLDRHEQEVLELHDYLILHEGEKLLLKTVIEELGWSRYRVVTAFNSLIDDLNLVDQHAVSEEKFIYDTKYIEVKKQNQAAVLELEHYYRQNSVIWWFLVDSLMEDVTSYENFAVKHNTSVSVIRSSKERATEALSKHGIKITKNNHLVGDEATLRTFFVHIMNQYHSYTEMPLDEFENDEIEDIVDIVVDIFDIENRQSLRQSLRIQVMIAIIRIRKGHYLRDVDMPKIVRPSDEWPPDQKIRYQKYRALFQETFDLPEHVIHTEVVFSILSLFVSGIIRDAPRGVLTDKMRKHFTEDRERFVHRFEQFFGKELPDEYQYRLSLALAGPNMRQAYFENTYDRKRHSMQFLEENFPIQSRFIDCVMADFKRERLSWTPNADRKVENLSQEYFNAMVAIVPADMILPKIHIALDFLYFPGLETVLRRIFESQWQINFVFNEIEDPDFYISDMELDTFENTKALVWTTFPDASTLGQFIKEAMALSERKFLEQRNVDNWEELTAQLAPKEVE; encoded by the coding sequence ATGAATCTTTTACGTTGGATGTTGGATAGACATGAACAAGAAGTATTGGAGTTGCATGACTATTTGATATTGCATGAAGGGGAAAAGCTGTTACTTAAGACAGTGATAGAAGAATTGGGATGGTCACGATATCGTGTTGTGACTGCATTTAATAGTTTAATCGATGATCTGAACTTAGTTGATCAACATGCGGTGTCAGAAGAAAAGTTTATTTATGACACGAAATATATTGAAGTAAAAAAGCAAAATCAAGCAGCTGTTTTAGAATTAGAACATTATTACCGCCAAAATTCAGTTATTTGGTGGTTCTTAGTTGATAGCTTAATGGAAGATGTTACATCATATGAAAACTTTGCTGTGAAACATAATACCAGTGTGTCTGTCATTCGTTCATCTAAAGAACGTGCGACTGAAGCACTAAGCAAGCATGGCATTAAGATTACCAAGAATAATCATTTGGTGGGAGATGAAGCAACGCTTCGTACATTCTTTGTTCATATTATGAATCAGTATCATAGTTATACTGAAATGCCATTGGATGAATTCGAAAATGACGAAATTGAAGATATTGTGGATATTGTGGTAGATATCTTTGATATCGAGAACCGTCAATCATTGCGTCAGTCACTTCGTATTCAAGTGATGATTGCGATTATTCGTATTCGAAAAGGACATTATCTACGCGATGTTGATATGCCAAAAATTGTACGTCCGTCTGATGAATGGCCACCAGATCAAAAAATTCGATACCAAAAGTATCGTGCATTATTCCAGGAGACATTTGACTTACCAGAACACGTCATTCATACAGAAGTAGTGTTCAGTATTTTAAGTTTATTTGTTAGTGGGATTATTCGCGATGCACCTCGTGGGGTATTGACGGATAAGATGCGTAAGCATTTTACAGAAGACCGTGAACGTTTTGTACATCGTTTTGAGCAATTCTTTGGGAAGGAATTGCCAGACGAATATCAATATCGTTTGAGTCTTGCTTTAGCAGGACCAAATATGCGACAAGCATACTTTGAAAACACCTATGATCGTAAACGTCATAGTATGCAGTTCTTAGAAGAGAACTTTCCGATTCAGTCGCGTTTCATTGACTGTGTCATGGCGGATTTCAAACGAGAACGTCTTTCTTGGACGCCGAATGCTGATCGTAAGGTAGAAAATCTATCGCAAGAATATTTCAATGCGATGGTTGCCATTGTTCCAGCAGATATGATTTTACCTAAAATTCATATTGCGTTGGATTTCTTATATTTCCCAGGACTAGAAACTGTCTTGCGTCGTATTTTTGAAAGCCAATGGCAAATTAATTTTGTGTTTAATGAAATTGAGGATCCGGATTTTTACATTTCAGACATGGAATTAGACACTTTCGAAAATACAAAAGCATTGGTTTGGACTACTTTCCCGGATGCATCTACATTAGGTCAATTTATTAAAGAAGCGATGGCACTAAGTGAACGTAAGTTCTTAGAACAGCGTAATGTGGATAATTGGGAAGAGTTAACGGCTCAATTGGCGCCGAAAGAAGTTGAATAG